Proteins from a genomic interval of Equus quagga isolate Etosha38 chromosome 11, UCLA_HA_Equagga_1.0, whole genome shotgun sequence:
- the MYO1C gene encoding unconventional myosin-Ic isoform X1, with protein MALQVELIPTGEIIRVVHPHRPCKLALGSDGVRVTMESALTARDRVGVQDFVLLENFTSEAAFIENLRRRFRENLIYTYIGPVLVSVNPYRDLQIYSRQHMERYRGVSFYEVPPHLFAVADTVYRALRTERRDQAVMISGESGAGKTEATKRLLQFYAETCPAPERGGAVRDRLLQSNPVLEAFGNAKTLRNDNSSRFGKYMDVQFDFKGAPVGGHILSYLLEKSRVVHQNHGERNFHIFYQLLEGGEEEMLRRLGLERNPQSYLYLVKGQCAKVSSINDKNDWKVVRKALTVIDFTEDEVEDLLSIVASVLHLGNIHFAADEESNAQVTTENQLKYLTRLLGVEGSTLREALTHRKIIAKGEELLSPLNLEQAAYARDALAKAVYSRTFTWLVEKINRSLASKDADSPSWRSTTVLGLLDIYGFEVFQHNSFEQFCINYCNEKLQQLFIELTLKSEQEEYEAEGIAWEPVQYFNNKIICDLVEEKFKGIISILDEECLRPGEATDLTFLEKLEDTVKHHPHLLTHKLADQRTRKSLGRGEFRLLHYAGEVTYSVTGFLDKNNDLLFRNLKETMCSSENPIMSQCFDRSELSDKKRPETVATQFKMSLLQLVEILKSKEPAYVRCIKPNDAKQPGRFDEVLIRHQVKYLGLMENLRVRRAGFAYRRKYEVFLQRYKSLCPETWPSWAGRPQDGVAVLVRHLGYKPEEYKMGRTKIFIRFPKTLFATEDALEVRRQSLATKIQAAWRGYHWRQKFLRVKQSAICIQSWWRGTLGRRKAAKRKWAAQTIRRFIRGFILRHAPRCPENAFFLDHVRTSFLLNLRRQLPRNVLDTSWPTPPPALREASELLRELCMKNMVWKYCRGISPEWKQQLQQKAVASEIFKGKKDNYPQSVPRLFISTRLGTDEISPKVLQALGSEPIQYAVPVVKYDRKGYKPRSRQLLLTPNAVVIVEDAKVKQRIDYANLTGISVSSLSDSLFVLHVQREDNKQKGDVVLQSDHVIETLTKVALSADRVNNININQGSITFAGGPGRDGTIDFTPGSELLITKAKNGHLAVVAPRLNSR; from the exons ATGGCGCTGCAAGTGGAGCTGATACCCACCGGGGAGATCATCCGCGTGGTTCATCCCCACAGGCCCTGCAAACTT GCCCTGGGCAGTGACGGGGTGCGAGTGACCATGGAGAGTGCCCTAACCGCCCGTGACCGGGTAGGGGTACAGGATTTCGTGCTGCTGGAGAACTTCACCAGCGAGGCTGCCTTCATCGAGAACCTGCGGCGTCGGTTCCGGGAGAACCTCATTTAC ACCTACATTGGCCCTGTCCTAGTCTCTGTCAACCCCTACCGGGACCTCCAGATCTACAGCCGCCAGCACATGGAGCGTTACCGTGGCGTCAGCTTCTATGAGGTGCCACCCCACCT GTTTGCAGTGGCCGACACTGTGTACCGGGCACTGCGCACGGAGCGCCGGGACCAGGCAGTGATGATCTCTGGGGAGAGCGGGGCAGGCAAGACAGAGGCCACCAAGCGGCTGCTACAGTTCTATGCAGAGACCTGCCCAGCCCCCGAGCGGGGGGGTGCTGTGCGTGACCGGCTGCTGCAGAGCAACCCTGTGCTGGAG GCCTTCGGGAATGCCAAGACCCTCCGGAACGATAACTCCAGCAGGTTTGGGAAATACATGGACGTGCAGTTTGACTTCAAG GGTGCCCCCGTGGGTGGCCACATTCTCAGTTACCTCCTGGAGAAGTCCCGCGTGGTGCACCAGAATCATGGGGAGAGGAACTTCCACATCTTTTACCAGCTGCTGGAGGGGGGCGAGGAGGAGATGCTGCGCAGGCTGGGCTTGGAACGCAACCCCCAGAGCTACCTGTACCTGGTGAAG GGCCAGTGTGCCAAAGTCTCCTCCATCAATGACAAGAATGACTGGAAGGTCGTCAGGAAGGCTCTGACGGTCATCGACTTCACTGAGGATGAAGTGGAG GACCTGCTGAGCATTGTGGCCAGTGTCCTGCATTTGGGCAATATCCACTTTGCTGCCGACGAGGAGAGCAATGCTCAGGTCACCACCGAGAACCAGCTCAAGTATCTGACCAGG CTCCTTGGTGTGGAAGGCTCAACATTGCGGGAAGCCCTGACACACAGGAAGATCATCGCCAAGGGAGAAGAG CTCCTGAGCCCACTGAACCTGGAACAGGCTGCATATGCGCGAGACGCCCTGGCCAAGGCCGTGTACAGTCGCACTTTTACCTGGCTGGTCGAGAAGATCAACAGGTCGCTGGCCTCCAAG GATGCTGACAGCCCCAGCTGGCGGAGCACCACGGTCCTTGGGCTCCTGGACATTTATGGCTTCGAAGTGTTTCAGCACAACAG CTTTGAGCAGTTCTGCATCAATTACTGCAACGAGAAGCTGCAGCAGCTCTTCATCGAGCTCACCCTCAAGTCGGAACAGGAGGAATATGAGGCCGAGGGCATCGCG TGGGAGCCTGTCCAGTATTTCAACAACAAGATCATCTGTGACCTGGTGGAGGAGAAGTTCAAGGGCATCATCTCCATTTTG GATGAGGAGTGTCTCCGCCCTGGGGAGGCCACGGATCTGACCTTCCTGGAGAAGTTGGAGGACACCGTCAAGCATCATCCGCACTTGCTCAC GCACAAGCTGGCCGATCAGCGGACCAGGAAATCCCTGGGCCGAGGGGAGTTCCGCCTTCTGCACTACGCGGGGGAGGTGACCTACAGCGTGACCG GGTTTCTGGATAAAAACAATGACCTTCTCTTCCGgaacctgaaggag ACCATGTGCAGCTCGGAGAATCCCATTATGAGCCAGTGCTTCGACCGGAGCGAGCTCAGTGACAAGAAGCGGCCAGAGACG GTCGCCACCCAGTTCAAGATGAGCCTCCTGCAGCTGGTGGAGATCCTGAAGTCTAAGGAGCCGGCCTACGTCCGCTGCATCAAGCCCAATGACGCTAAACAGCCCG GCCGCTTTGATGAAGTGCTGATCCGGCACCAGGTGAAGTACCTGGGGCTGATGGAGAACCTGCGCGTGCGCAGAGCCGGCTTCGCCTATCGCCGCAAATACGAGGTTTTCCTGcagag GTACAAGTCACTGTGCCCAGAGACATGGCCTTCATGGGCAGGACGGCCCCAGGATGGGGTGGCCGTGCTGGTCAGGCACCTCGGCTACAAGCCAGAAGAGTACAAGATGGGCAG GACCAAGATCTTCATCCGCTTCCCCAAGACCCTGTTTGCCACAGAGGACGCCCTGGAGGTCCGGCGGCAGAGCCTGG CCACGAAGATCCAAGCTGCCTGGAGGGGCTATCACTGGCGGCAGAAATTCCTCCGGGTGAAGCAGTCAG CCATCTGCATCCAGTCGTGGTGGCGTGGAACGCTGGGCCGGAGGAAGGCAGCCAAGAGGAAGTGGGCAGCACAGACCATCCGGCG GTTCATCCGCGGCTTCATCCTGCGCCACGCACCCCGTTGCCCCGAGAACGCCTTCTTCCTGGACCATGTGCGCACCTCTTTTTTGCTCAACCTACGGCGACAGCTGCCCCGGAATGTCCTGGATACTTCCTGGCCCACACCCCCACCTGCCCTGCGTGAG GCGTCGGAGCTCCTCCGGGAGTTGTGCATGAAGAACATGGTGTGGAAGTACTGCCGGGGCATCAGCCCAGAGTGGAAGCAGCAG CTGCAGCAAAAAGCCGTGGCTAGTGAGATCTTCAAGGGCAAGAAGGACAATTACCCACAGAGTGTCCCCAGGCTCTTCATCAGCACACGGCTTG GTACAGACGAGATCAGCCCCAAAGTGCTGCAGGCCCTTGGCTCTGAGCCCATCCAG TATGCAGTGCCTGTAGTCAAATATGACCGAAAGGGCTACAAGCCCCGCTCCCGGCAGCTGCTGCTGACGCCCAACGCTGTGGTCATCGTGGAGGATGCCAAAGTCAAGCAGAGGATTGATTACGCCAACCTGACTG GAATCTCCGTCAGCAGCCTGAGCGACAGCCTCTTTGTGCTGCATGTGCAGCGTGAGGACAATAAGCAGAAG GGGGATGTGGTGCTGCAGAGTGACCACGTGATTGAGACACTGACCAAGGTGGCCCTCAGCGCCGACCGTGTGAACAACATCAACATCAACCAGGGCAG CATCACATTTGCAGGGGGCCCCGGCAGGGATGGCACTATTGACTTCACACCTGGCTCGGAGCTGCTTATCACCAAGGCCAAGAACGGGCACCTGGCTGTG GTGGCCCCACGGCTGAACTCTCGGTGA
- the MYO1C gene encoding unconventional myosin-Ic isoform X2 codes for MRYRASALGSDGVRVTMESALTARDRVGVQDFVLLENFTSEAAFIENLRRRFRENLIYTYIGPVLVSVNPYRDLQIYSRQHMERYRGVSFYEVPPHLFAVADTVYRALRTERRDQAVMISGESGAGKTEATKRLLQFYAETCPAPERGGAVRDRLLQSNPVLEAFGNAKTLRNDNSSRFGKYMDVQFDFKGAPVGGHILSYLLEKSRVVHQNHGERNFHIFYQLLEGGEEEMLRRLGLERNPQSYLYLVKGQCAKVSSINDKNDWKVVRKALTVIDFTEDEVEDLLSIVASVLHLGNIHFAADEESNAQVTTENQLKYLTRLLGVEGSTLREALTHRKIIAKGEELLSPLNLEQAAYARDALAKAVYSRTFTWLVEKINRSLASKDADSPSWRSTTVLGLLDIYGFEVFQHNSFEQFCINYCNEKLQQLFIELTLKSEQEEYEAEGIAWEPVQYFNNKIICDLVEEKFKGIISILDEECLRPGEATDLTFLEKLEDTVKHHPHLLTHKLADQRTRKSLGRGEFRLLHYAGEVTYSVTGFLDKNNDLLFRNLKETMCSSENPIMSQCFDRSELSDKKRPETVATQFKMSLLQLVEILKSKEPAYVRCIKPNDAKQPGRFDEVLIRHQVKYLGLMENLRVRRAGFAYRRKYEVFLQRYKSLCPETWPSWAGRPQDGVAVLVRHLGYKPEEYKMGRTKIFIRFPKTLFATEDALEVRRQSLATKIQAAWRGYHWRQKFLRVKQSAICIQSWWRGTLGRRKAAKRKWAAQTIRRFIRGFILRHAPRCPENAFFLDHVRTSFLLNLRRQLPRNVLDTSWPTPPPALREASELLRELCMKNMVWKYCRGISPEWKQQLQQKAVASEIFKGKKDNYPQSVPRLFISTRLGTDEISPKVLQALGSEPIQYAVPVVKYDRKGYKPRSRQLLLTPNAVVIVEDAKVKQRIDYANLTGISVSSLSDSLFVLHVQREDNKQKGDVVLQSDHVIETLTKVALSADRVNNININQGSITFAGGPGRDGTIDFTPGSELLITKAKNGHLAVVAPRLNSR; via the exons ATGCGCTACCGGGCGTCG GCCCTGGGCAGTGACGGGGTGCGAGTGACCATGGAGAGTGCCCTAACCGCCCGTGACCGGGTAGGGGTACAGGATTTCGTGCTGCTGGAGAACTTCACCAGCGAGGCTGCCTTCATCGAGAACCTGCGGCGTCGGTTCCGGGAGAACCTCATTTAC ACCTACATTGGCCCTGTCCTAGTCTCTGTCAACCCCTACCGGGACCTCCAGATCTACAGCCGCCAGCACATGGAGCGTTACCGTGGCGTCAGCTTCTATGAGGTGCCACCCCACCT GTTTGCAGTGGCCGACACTGTGTACCGGGCACTGCGCACGGAGCGCCGGGACCAGGCAGTGATGATCTCTGGGGAGAGCGGGGCAGGCAAGACAGAGGCCACCAAGCGGCTGCTACAGTTCTATGCAGAGACCTGCCCAGCCCCCGAGCGGGGGGGTGCTGTGCGTGACCGGCTGCTGCAGAGCAACCCTGTGCTGGAG GCCTTCGGGAATGCCAAGACCCTCCGGAACGATAACTCCAGCAGGTTTGGGAAATACATGGACGTGCAGTTTGACTTCAAG GGTGCCCCCGTGGGTGGCCACATTCTCAGTTACCTCCTGGAGAAGTCCCGCGTGGTGCACCAGAATCATGGGGAGAGGAACTTCCACATCTTTTACCAGCTGCTGGAGGGGGGCGAGGAGGAGATGCTGCGCAGGCTGGGCTTGGAACGCAACCCCCAGAGCTACCTGTACCTGGTGAAG GGCCAGTGTGCCAAAGTCTCCTCCATCAATGACAAGAATGACTGGAAGGTCGTCAGGAAGGCTCTGACGGTCATCGACTTCACTGAGGATGAAGTGGAG GACCTGCTGAGCATTGTGGCCAGTGTCCTGCATTTGGGCAATATCCACTTTGCTGCCGACGAGGAGAGCAATGCTCAGGTCACCACCGAGAACCAGCTCAAGTATCTGACCAGG CTCCTTGGTGTGGAAGGCTCAACATTGCGGGAAGCCCTGACACACAGGAAGATCATCGCCAAGGGAGAAGAG CTCCTGAGCCCACTGAACCTGGAACAGGCTGCATATGCGCGAGACGCCCTGGCCAAGGCCGTGTACAGTCGCACTTTTACCTGGCTGGTCGAGAAGATCAACAGGTCGCTGGCCTCCAAG GATGCTGACAGCCCCAGCTGGCGGAGCACCACGGTCCTTGGGCTCCTGGACATTTATGGCTTCGAAGTGTTTCAGCACAACAG CTTTGAGCAGTTCTGCATCAATTACTGCAACGAGAAGCTGCAGCAGCTCTTCATCGAGCTCACCCTCAAGTCGGAACAGGAGGAATATGAGGCCGAGGGCATCGCG TGGGAGCCTGTCCAGTATTTCAACAACAAGATCATCTGTGACCTGGTGGAGGAGAAGTTCAAGGGCATCATCTCCATTTTG GATGAGGAGTGTCTCCGCCCTGGGGAGGCCACGGATCTGACCTTCCTGGAGAAGTTGGAGGACACCGTCAAGCATCATCCGCACTTGCTCAC GCACAAGCTGGCCGATCAGCGGACCAGGAAATCCCTGGGCCGAGGGGAGTTCCGCCTTCTGCACTACGCGGGGGAGGTGACCTACAGCGTGACCG GGTTTCTGGATAAAAACAATGACCTTCTCTTCCGgaacctgaaggag ACCATGTGCAGCTCGGAGAATCCCATTATGAGCCAGTGCTTCGACCGGAGCGAGCTCAGTGACAAGAAGCGGCCAGAGACG GTCGCCACCCAGTTCAAGATGAGCCTCCTGCAGCTGGTGGAGATCCTGAAGTCTAAGGAGCCGGCCTACGTCCGCTGCATCAAGCCCAATGACGCTAAACAGCCCG GCCGCTTTGATGAAGTGCTGATCCGGCACCAGGTGAAGTACCTGGGGCTGATGGAGAACCTGCGCGTGCGCAGAGCCGGCTTCGCCTATCGCCGCAAATACGAGGTTTTCCTGcagag GTACAAGTCACTGTGCCCAGAGACATGGCCTTCATGGGCAGGACGGCCCCAGGATGGGGTGGCCGTGCTGGTCAGGCACCTCGGCTACAAGCCAGAAGAGTACAAGATGGGCAG GACCAAGATCTTCATCCGCTTCCCCAAGACCCTGTTTGCCACAGAGGACGCCCTGGAGGTCCGGCGGCAGAGCCTGG CCACGAAGATCCAAGCTGCCTGGAGGGGCTATCACTGGCGGCAGAAATTCCTCCGGGTGAAGCAGTCAG CCATCTGCATCCAGTCGTGGTGGCGTGGAACGCTGGGCCGGAGGAAGGCAGCCAAGAGGAAGTGGGCAGCACAGACCATCCGGCG GTTCATCCGCGGCTTCATCCTGCGCCACGCACCCCGTTGCCCCGAGAACGCCTTCTTCCTGGACCATGTGCGCACCTCTTTTTTGCTCAACCTACGGCGACAGCTGCCCCGGAATGTCCTGGATACTTCCTGGCCCACACCCCCACCTGCCCTGCGTGAG GCGTCGGAGCTCCTCCGGGAGTTGTGCATGAAGAACATGGTGTGGAAGTACTGCCGGGGCATCAGCCCAGAGTGGAAGCAGCAG CTGCAGCAAAAAGCCGTGGCTAGTGAGATCTTCAAGGGCAAGAAGGACAATTACCCACAGAGTGTCCCCAGGCTCTTCATCAGCACACGGCTTG GTACAGACGAGATCAGCCCCAAAGTGCTGCAGGCCCTTGGCTCTGAGCCCATCCAG TATGCAGTGCCTGTAGTCAAATATGACCGAAAGGGCTACAAGCCCCGCTCCCGGCAGCTGCTGCTGACGCCCAACGCTGTGGTCATCGTGGAGGATGCCAAAGTCAAGCAGAGGATTGATTACGCCAACCTGACTG GAATCTCCGTCAGCAGCCTGAGCGACAGCCTCTTTGTGCTGCATGTGCAGCGTGAGGACAATAAGCAGAAG GGGGATGTGGTGCTGCAGAGTGACCACGTGATTGAGACACTGACCAAGGTGGCCCTCAGCGCCGACCGTGTGAACAACATCAACATCAACCAGGGCAG CATCACATTTGCAGGGGGCCCCGGCAGGGATGGCACTATTGACTTCACACCTGGCTCGGAGCTGCTTATCACCAAGGCCAAGAACGGGCACCTGGCTGTG GTGGCCCCACGGCTGAACTCTCGGTGA
- the MYO1C gene encoding unconventional myosin-Ic isoform X3, with protein MESALTARDRVGVQDFVLLENFTSEAAFIENLRRRFRENLIYTYIGPVLVSVNPYRDLQIYSRQHMERYRGVSFYEVPPHLFAVADTVYRALRTERRDQAVMISGESGAGKTEATKRLLQFYAETCPAPERGGAVRDRLLQSNPVLEAFGNAKTLRNDNSSRFGKYMDVQFDFKGAPVGGHILSYLLEKSRVVHQNHGERNFHIFYQLLEGGEEEMLRRLGLERNPQSYLYLVKGQCAKVSSINDKNDWKVVRKALTVIDFTEDEVEDLLSIVASVLHLGNIHFAADEESNAQVTTENQLKYLTRLLGVEGSTLREALTHRKIIAKGEELLSPLNLEQAAYARDALAKAVYSRTFTWLVEKINRSLASKDADSPSWRSTTVLGLLDIYGFEVFQHNSFEQFCINYCNEKLQQLFIELTLKSEQEEYEAEGIAWEPVQYFNNKIICDLVEEKFKGIISILDEECLRPGEATDLTFLEKLEDTVKHHPHLLTHKLADQRTRKSLGRGEFRLLHYAGEVTYSVTGFLDKNNDLLFRNLKETMCSSENPIMSQCFDRSELSDKKRPETVATQFKMSLLQLVEILKSKEPAYVRCIKPNDAKQPGRFDEVLIRHQVKYLGLMENLRVRRAGFAYRRKYEVFLQRYKSLCPETWPSWAGRPQDGVAVLVRHLGYKPEEYKMGRTKIFIRFPKTLFATEDALEVRRQSLATKIQAAWRGYHWRQKFLRVKQSAICIQSWWRGTLGRRKAAKRKWAAQTIRRFIRGFILRHAPRCPENAFFLDHVRTSFLLNLRRQLPRNVLDTSWPTPPPALREASELLRELCMKNMVWKYCRGISPEWKQQLQQKAVASEIFKGKKDNYPQSVPRLFISTRLGTDEISPKVLQALGSEPIQYAVPVVKYDRKGYKPRSRQLLLTPNAVVIVEDAKVKQRIDYANLTGISVSSLSDSLFVLHVQREDNKQKGDVVLQSDHVIETLTKVALSADRVNNININQGSITFAGGPGRDGTIDFTPGSELLITKAKNGHLAVVAPRLNSR; from the exons ATGGAGAGTGCCCTAACCGCCCGTGACCGGGTAGGGGTACAGGATTTCGTGCTGCTGGAGAACTTCACCAGCGAGGCTGCCTTCATCGAGAACCTGCGGCGTCGGTTCCGGGAGAACCTCATTTAC ACCTACATTGGCCCTGTCCTAGTCTCTGTCAACCCCTACCGGGACCTCCAGATCTACAGCCGCCAGCACATGGAGCGTTACCGTGGCGTCAGCTTCTATGAGGTGCCACCCCACCT GTTTGCAGTGGCCGACACTGTGTACCGGGCACTGCGCACGGAGCGCCGGGACCAGGCAGTGATGATCTCTGGGGAGAGCGGGGCAGGCAAGACAGAGGCCACCAAGCGGCTGCTACAGTTCTATGCAGAGACCTGCCCAGCCCCCGAGCGGGGGGGTGCTGTGCGTGACCGGCTGCTGCAGAGCAACCCTGTGCTGGAG GCCTTCGGGAATGCCAAGACCCTCCGGAACGATAACTCCAGCAGGTTTGGGAAATACATGGACGTGCAGTTTGACTTCAAG GGTGCCCCCGTGGGTGGCCACATTCTCAGTTACCTCCTGGAGAAGTCCCGCGTGGTGCACCAGAATCATGGGGAGAGGAACTTCCACATCTTTTACCAGCTGCTGGAGGGGGGCGAGGAGGAGATGCTGCGCAGGCTGGGCTTGGAACGCAACCCCCAGAGCTACCTGTACCTGGTGAAG GGCCAGTGTGCCAAAGTCTCCTCCATCAATGACAAGAATGACTGGAAGGTCGTCAGGAAGGCTCTGACGGTCATCGACTTCACTGAGGATGAAGTGGAG GACCTGCTGAGCATTGTGGCCAGTGTCCTGCATTTGGGCAATATCCACTTTGCTGCCGACGAGGAGAGCAATGCTCAGGTCACCACCGAGAACCAGCTCAAGTATCTGACCAGG CTCCTTGGTGTGGAAGGCTCAACATTGCGGGAAGCCCTGACACACAGGAAGATCATCGCCAAGGGAGAAGAG CTCCTGAGCCCACTGAACCTGGAACAGGCTGCATATGCGCGAGACGCCCTGGCCAAGGCCGTGTACAGTCGCACTTTTACCTGGCTGGTCGAGAAGATCAACAGGTCGCTGGCCTCCAAG GATGCTGACAGCCCCAGCTGGCGGAGCACCACGGTCCTTGGGCTCCTGGACATTTATGGCTTCGAAGTGTTTCAGCACAACAG CTTTGAGCAGTTCTGCATCAATTACTGCAACGAGAAGCTGCAGCAGCTCTTCATCGAGCTCACCCTCAAGTCGGAACAGGAGGAATATGAGGCCGAGGGCATCGCG TGGGAGCCTGTCCAGTATTTCAACAACAAGATCATCTGTGACCTGGTGGAGGAGAAGTTCAAGGGCATCATCTCCATTTTG GATGAGGAGTGTCTCCGCCCTGGGGAGGCCACGGATCTGACCTTCCTGGAGAAGTTGGAGGACACCGTCAAGCATCATCCGCACTTGCTCAC GCACAAGCTGGCCGATCAGCGGACCAGGAAATCCCTGGGCCGAGGGGAGTTCCGCCTTCTGCACTACGCGGGGGAGGTGACCTACAGCGTGACCG GGTTTCTGGATAAAAACAATGACCTTCTCTTCCGgaacctgaaggag ACCATGTGCAGCTCGGAGAATCCCATTATGAGCCAGTGCTTCGACCGGAGCGAGCTCAGTGACAAGAAGCGGCCAGAGACG GTCGCCACCCAGTTCAAGATGAGCCTCCTGCAGCTGGTGGAGATCCTGAAGTCTAAGGAGCCGGCCTACGTCCGCTGCATCAAGCCCAATGACGCTAAACAGCCCG GCCGCTTTGATGAAGTGCTGATCCGGCACCAGGTGAAGTACCTGGGGCTGATGGAGAACCTGCGCGTGCGCAGAGCCGGCTTCGCCTATCGCCGCAAATACGAGGTTTTCCTGcagag GTACAAGTCACTGTGCCCAGAGACATGGCCTTCATGGGCAGGACGGCCCCAGGATGGGGTGGCCGTGCTGGTCAGGCACCTCGGCTACAAGCCAGAAGAGTACAAGATGGGCAG GACCAAGATCTTCATCCGCTTCCCCAAGACCCTGTTTGCCACAGAGGACGCCCTGGAGGTCCGGCGGCAGAGCCTGG CCACGAAGATCCAAGCTGCCTGGAGGGGCTATCACTGGCGGCAGAAATTCCTCCGGGTGAAGCAGTCAG CCATCTGCATCCAGTCGTGGTGGCGTGGAACGCTGGGCCGGAGGAAGGCAGCCAAGAGGAAGTGGGCAGCACAGACCATCCGGCG GTTCATCCGCGGCTTCATCCTGCGCCACGCACCCCGTTGCCCCGAGAACGCCTTCTTCCTGGACCATGTGCGCACCTCTTTTTTGCTCAACCTACGGCGACAGCTGCCCCGGAATGTCCTGGATACTTCCTGGCCCACACCCCCACCTGCCCTGCGTGAG GCGTCGGAGCTCCTCCGGGAGTTGTGCATGAAGAACATGGTGTGGAAGTACTGCCGGGGCATCAGCCCAGAGTGGAAGCAGCAG CTGCAGCAAAAAGCCGTGGCTAGTGAGATCTTCAAGGGCAAGAAGGACAATTACCCACAGAGTGTCCCCAGGCTCTTCATCAGCACACGGCTTG GTACAGACGAGATCAGCCCCAAAGTGCTGCAGGCCCTTGGCTCTGAGCCCATCCAG TATGCAGTGCCTGTAGTCAAATATGACCGAAAGGGCTACAAGCCCCGCTCCCGGCAGCTGCTGCTGACGCCCAACGCTGTGGTCATCGTGGAGGATGCCAAAGTCAAGCAGAGGATTGATTACGCCAACCTGACTG GAATCTCCGTCAGCAGCCTGAGCGACAGCCTCTTTGTGCTGCATGTGCAGCGTGAGGACAATAAGCAGAAG GGGGATGTGGTGCTGCAGAGTGACCACGTGATTGAGACACTGACCAAGGTGGCCCTCAGCGCCGACCGTGTGAACAACATCAACATCAACCAGGGCAG CATCACATTTGCAGGGGGCCCCGGCAGGGATGGCACTATTGACTTCACACCTGGCTCGGAGCTGCTTATCACCAAGGCCAAGAACGGGCACCTGGCTGTG GTGGCCCCACGGCTGAACTCTCGGTGA